In Diachasmimorpha longicaudata isolate KC_UGA_2023 unplaced genomic scaffold, iyDiaLong2 ctg00000075.1, whole genome shotgun sequence, one genomic interval encodes:
- the LOC135171672 gene encoding uncharacterized protein LOC135171672, whose product MVTAKVNVLDSHRQPVSCRVLLDTGSTTNIIRESLAVALNLPLKPFAVPIGALNDTNTTTRYLVTATIRSRVAGYERTLNFLTVPNITHAIPDQPLDRNSIRIPANVKLADPEFHRPASVDMLLGSGPTLSLLCQGKEKLTPADQPELYLQQTLLGWVIGGSAPTVQSIRQRACNVLSTSQIDLDISKFWEIEEAETASSSASTETEAERHFLENVTRDGCGRYIVALPFNGKESLIGESRSRAFRRLKSLEKRLNGNIEFNTQYRAVLQEYLDLGHLTEVTEADLSHPGYYLPHHAVIKESSLTTKVRVVFDGSAATSTGISLNETLHVGPTIQDNIFSLLVRFRLHPYVLTGDIEKMYRQVLVRPEDRIYQRILWRDGREPVRTFQLNTVTFGLSAAPYLAIRCLHQLANDEGHRYPVAAKVLQRDMYVDDLLTGTQTREEALHLREELDKLVKLGGFNLRKWASNDPSILGELAPNNVNHHLQIGDSTILKTLGIFWNSSEDTITYEAKLSRHQIITKRIILSETAKIFDPLGLLSPVVIVAKMIMQKLWTLKISWDAPLPPKIQEEWLQFYGQLHHIKRVTFPRFALQEKPRGIELHGFSDASQGAYGACVYLRSVGSNGEVNTTLLCAKSRVAPLKQITIPRLELCGAQLLIKLIQSIKKAITIQIDRIVYWTDSTIILHWIHTPAHQLQTFVSNRIADIQSKSRPDEWRHVRTHDNPADLVSRGQSIKDFITSTIWFEGPSWLRAQENTWPAIDLQFSSYPSEIKGRYCHVAYSKRETHPLEWYSSFKKLKRIIAFCLRFRSRKQGPLTAEELIAAQNAVIHWLQTETLSPLKRALNDTNSKQAKNPELAKVSKLAPFLDKDGLIRVGGRLRNAMIPYSQRHPIIIPKSHPITKLIIWEAHISQLHAGPQATLYHIRQQYWPLDGRNSVRHIIHKCIRCTRLSPPSVEYIMGNLPAARVTESRPFSNVGIDYCGPFFIKEKKFRNRSRVKVYVAVFTCLAVKAVHLEVVSDLTTEAFLAALRRFIARRGCCRNIYSDNGTNFVGASNELKEIYELLKSVDLQQQAQSLLTNKRIQWHFIPPQSPHFGGLWEAAVKSFKHHLYRIVTNELLTIEEFNTLVIEIEAVLNSRPLTPMSSDPNDLLVLTPGHFLIGESLTCPREYDFTDASSNRLSSWQHIQKLKQHFWARWHREYISGLNSRSKWSQGEHHIQEGTVVLLKEDNLPALQWALGRVIKVRPGADGIIRAVTVKTAKGTFDRNVKKLAPLPITDSDQNQ is encoded by the coding sequence ATGGTTACTGCTAAGGTCAACGTGCTGGACAGTCATAGACAACCTGTCAGCTGCCGAGTACTCTTGGACACCGGATCGACCACCAATATCATAAGAGAGAGTTTGGCGGTGGCCCTCAATCTACCCCTCAAGCCCTTTGCTGTCCCAATCGGAGCTCTAAACGACACGAATACAACAACAAGGTATTTAGTCACTGCTACAATACGGTCTCGAGTCGCTGGGTATGAGAGGACACTCAATTTCCTGACAGTGCCTAACATCACCCACGCCATACCCGATCAACCTCTCGATCGCAATTCAATAAGGATTCCAGCCAATGTGAAGCTTGCGGATCCGGAATTCCACCGTCCCGCATCTGTGGACATGCTCCTCGGGTCGGGTCCAACCCTTTCACTCCTCTGCCAAGGCAAGGAGAAACTCACGCCAGCAGATCAACCAGAACTCTATCTGCAACAGACTCTGCTTGGCTGGGTAATCGGAGGTAGCGCGCCTACAGTTCAGTCAATACGCCAGCGTGCGTGCAATGTACTCAGCACCTCCCAAATTGATCTCGATATCTCCAAGTTCTGGGAGATTGAAGAGGCTGAGACTGCCTCATCTTCGGCCAGTACCGAAACAGAAGCCGAGCGACACTTCCTGGAGAACGTCACACGGGACGGTTGCGGCAGATACATCGTTGCCTTGCCGTTCAACGGAAAGGAATCGCTTATTGGGGAGTCACGATCCCGAGCCTTTCGTCGACTCAAATCCCTGGAGAAACGACTGAATGGTAATATTGAATTCAACACCCAATACCGTGCAGTTCTCCAAGAATACTTGGATCTTGGTCATCTCACAGAAGTCACTGAGGCTGACCTGTCTCATCCTGGGTATTACCTGCCCCATCACGCTGTAATCAAGGAGAGCAGCTTAACAACCAAGGTACGTGTTGTCTTCGACGGATCAGCGGCTACCAGCACTGGAATATCCCTCAATGAAACTCTACACGTCGGACCCACGATTCAAGATAATATATTCTCTCTCCTTGTTCGATTCCGTCTCCATCCATACGTGCTTACTGGGGACATCGAAAAGATGTACAGGCAAGTTCTCGTTCGTCCCGAAGATCGAATCTATCAACGCATCTTGTGGCGTGACGGAAGAGAACCAGTAAGGACATTCCAACTTAATACAGTGACGTTTGGACTCTCCGCAGCACCCTACCTTGCGATTCGATGCCTCCATCAACTAGCGAACGATGAAGGCCATCGGTATCCAGTAGCAGCTAAAGTACTTCAGCGTGACATGTACGTCGACGACCTCCTTACTGGTACCCAGACACGAGAAGAAGCTCTTCACCTACGTGAAGAATTGGATAAACTGGTGAAACTCGGCGGATTTAATCTAAGGAAATGGGCTTCCAATGATCCATCGATTTTGGGTGAGCTAGCACCAAACAATGTCAATCATCATCTACAAATTGGGGACTCCACCATCTTGAAAACATTGGGCATCTTCTGGAATTCATCCGAGGACACCATCACCTACGAGGCCAAATTATCAAGACATCAGATAATCACCAAACGCATTATCCTTTCTGAGACTGCCAAAATCTTTGATCCTCTTGGCCTCTTGTCACCAGTAGTCATCGTGGCAAAGATGATTATGCAGAAACTCTGGACATTGAAGATAAGCTGGGATGCACCTCTACCGCCCAAGATTCAAGAAGAATGGCTCCAGTTTTACGGGCAACTTCACCATATCAAGCGAGTCACTTTTCCACGGTTTGCACTTCAAGAGAAACCAAGAGGAATCGAACTCCATGGATTCAGCGATGCCAGTCAAGGTGCCTACGGAGCTTGTGTCTACCTTCGATCTGTTGGAAGCAATGGAGAGGTCAACACTACCCTACTGTGTGCTAAGTCTCGTGTTGCACCCCTCAAGCAGATCACTATTCCCAGACTTGAACTCTGCGGAGCCCAACTACTGATCAAGCTCATCCAAAGCATCAAGAAGGCAATCACCATCCAGATCGACCGCATTGTCTACTGGACTGACTCAACCATCATTCTCCACTGGATCCATACTCCTGCACATCAATTGCAAACCTTCGTCTCTAACCGAATAGCAGACATTCAGTCCAAATCTAGACCAGACGAGTGGCGGCATGTGAGGACTCACGACAACCCAGCTGACCTTGTTTCGCGCGGACAATCCATCAAGGACTTCATCACATCCACTATCTGGTTCGAAGGCCCTTCATGGCTCCGAGCACAGGAGAATACCTGGCCAGCTATCGATCTTCAGTTCTCCTCCTATCCCTCTGAAATCAAAGGAAGATACTGTCACGTGGCATACAGTAAACGCGAAACACATCCACTGGAGTGGTACtcttcattcaaaaaattgaaacgaatAATCGCATTCTGTCTACGTTTCAGATCCCGTAAACAAGGGCCACTAACGGCCGAAGAGCTGATCGCAGCGCAAAACGCCGTCATTCATTGGTTGCAAACTGAGACACTCAGTCCTCTCAAACGTGCTCTCAATGACACCAACTCCAAACAAGCCAAAAATCCAGAGTTGGCCAAAGTGTCCAAATTAGCACCATTCCTAGACAAAGACGGACTCATCAGAGTAGGAGGCAGGCTTCGGAACGCGATGATCCCATATTCCCAACGGCACCCGATCATCATACCGAAGTCTCATCCAATCACCAAGCTGATCATTTGGGAGGCTCACATTTCTCAGTTGCATGCTGGCCCTCAAGCAACCCTTTATCACATCAGGCAGCAGTATTGGCCACTGGATGGTCGTAACTCCGTACGCCATATCATCCATAAATGCATACGATGCACGAGATTGAGCCCTCCATCAGTCGAGTACATCATGGGGAATTTACCAGCGGCCAGAGTTACCGAGTCACGACCTTTCTCGAATGTAGGTATTGACTACTGCGGTCCTTTCTTTATTAAGGAGAAGAAATTCCGCAACCGCAGTCGAGTCAAGGTTTACGTCGCCGTCTTCACGTGCTTAGCAGTAAAGGCCGTACATCTAGAAGTGGTGAGTGATCTCACAACTGAGGCGTTCCTTGCAGCCCTACGGAGATTCATTGCTAGACGGGGATGCTGCCGAAATATCTACTCAGATAACGGCACCAACTTCGTCGGGGCCAGCAATGAGTTAAAGGAAATCTATGAGCTCCTCAAATCCGTTGACTTGCAACAGCAAGCCCAGTCATTGCTGACAAACAAACGGATTCAGTGGCACTTCATTCCTCCTCAATCACCTCACTTCGGCGGACTATGGGAAGCAGCGGTGAAGTCGTTCAAACACCACCTCTATCGGATCGTCACGAATGAACTTCTCACCATCGAAGAATTCAACACTTTGGTTATTGAGATCGAGGCTGTATTGAATTCTCGACCGTTGACACCCATGTCTTCCGATCCTAATGATCTGCTGGTTCTCACTCCTGGCCATTTCTTGATCGGGGAGTCGTTAACCTGTCCACGCGAATACGACTTTACTGATGCCTCGAGCAACCGATTGTCGTCCTGGCAACACATCCAGAAGCTAAAACAACATTTCTGGGCTCGTTGGCATCGAGAATACATCAGTGGACTCAACTCGCGATCTAAGTGGAGCCAGGGGGAGCATCATATCCAGGAAGGTACAGTGGTGCTTTTGAAGGAAGACAACTTACCGGCACTTCAGTGGGCTTTGGGGCGCGTCATCAAGGTACGACCTGGAGCTGATGGTATCATTCGTGCCGTCACTGTGAAGACTGCCAAAGGAACCTTCGATCGTAACGTCAAAAAACTCGCCCCTTTACCAATCACTGACAGCGATCAAAATCAATAA